Proteins encoded within one genomic window of Macaca thibetana thibetana isolate TM-01 chromosome 3, ASM2454274v1, whole genome shotgun sequence:
- the LOC126950034 gene encoding 60S ribosomal protein L10-like, with product MQPVCCMGCSKGPWRQAFPMDIHVSNFALPQCRLQTGMRGAFGKPQGTVARVHIGQVIMSIRTKLQNKEHVIEALRRAKFKFPGRQKIHISKKWGFTKFNADEFEDMVAEKRLIPDGCGVEYIPNRGPLDKWRALHS from the coding sequence ATGCAGCCTGTTTGTTGTATGGGTTGCTCTAAGGGACCTTGGAGACAGGCCTTTCCGATGGACATTCATGTTTCTAACTTTGCATTACCCCAATGTAGGCTCCAAACGGGCATGCGAGGTGCTTTTGGAAAGCCCCAGGGCACTGTGGCCAGGGTTCACATTGGCCAAGTTATCATGTCCATCCGCACCAAGCTGCAGAACAAGGAGCATGTGATTGAGGCCCTGCGCAGGGCCAAGTTCAAGTTTCCTGGCCGCCAGAAGATCCACATCTCAAAGAAGTGGGGCTTCACCAAGTTCAATGCTGATGAATTTGAAGACATGGTGGCTGAAAAGCGGCTCATCCCAGATGGCTGTGGGGTCGAGTACATCCCCAATCGTGGTCCTCTGGACAAATGGCGGGCCCTGCACTCATGA